GCAAGAACAAAGCCTCATTGTGAGAGATGTTGTTTGAATGATATCTGTGCACAAATTATATAAAGGTACCATGATCAAAAGTATGAAAGGAGAAAGTTTATGAGGAAACTATTAAGAAGAGCTGCCAGTATTGCATTAGCAGCGGCAATGCTATTTACAACTGCAGGAGTCAGCCAGAAGAAGGTAGAGGCTGCTTCTACAGGGAAATTATCTGTTACAGGATATCAGGATTATAACGATGCACAGAAAATCTTAAAAGAAGTGAACAAATACCGTAAGAAAAATGGACGCAAAGCATTGAAGATGGATCGAGGATTGACAAATTCAGCAATTATGCGTGGATTTGAAACAACGATCTATATTCCAGAAACAAGTCCGCATAGAAGACCAAATGGAAAGCTTTCAAAAAGTATCAACAAGAAGATCATCTATGAAAACTGCGCACAATCCGCAGAAACTACACCGAAGCAGATCGTAAAGGGTTGGATCAATTCTTCCACACATAGAAAAGGTCTGTTACTTTCGAATGCAAAAAGTGTAGGGGTTGCAGCAGTTACGGTTGTGTCAAGAGACGGATACGAAGCCAATACCTGGGTATTAGACTTTAGCAGTTCCAAAGCAAAGAAAGTAGAAAAATCCAAGGCAAGAAAGCAATTTACAAAAAATATCGTGACAAAGAATTCATATTTAAAGAAGAGTTATTTAAAACTAGACAGCAGATACGGTACAATATGGGAAACAGAAAAAATGCAGATGAAGCCAACATATCAAGGCAAAATGATGAAAGAGTACGGTGTGTATCCAACAGTGATCAATACATCATCTTTCACATCATGGAAGAGTAGTAATCCATCCGTGGCATCTGTTGACTCGAATGGAAGAATCACAGGAAATAAAGCTGGAACAGTGACGATTTCTGCAAAATTAAAAACAGGGACAAAGATAACGATTTCAAAGAAGATCAAAGTTGTACCGACGAATCAGCAAATCGATCCATGGGAATAGGCAAAAACTAAAGAAGCAGGATAGAATAAAAAAACGTAATCTCAAGAGGTTCATTTGAGATTACGTTTTTTTTCTATAGGATTATGCCTGAAATCCAAGGTAGGCATTGATTCTCTTATGAAATAGAGAAGAAAATATATTTGTAATATTACCACTTAAGAAAGCGGCGATCACGGTTCCGATTCCAACGGATGGTAATTCTGGAAGCAATACAAAAGAAGAGATCGCAGA
The sequence above is drawn from the Anaerostipes hadrus ATCC 29173 = JCM 17467 genome and encodes:
- a CDS encoding CAP domain-containing protein yields the protein MRKLLRRAASIALAAAMLFTTAGVSQKKVEAASTGKLSVTGYQDYNDAQKILKEVNKYRKKNGRKALKMDRGLTNSAIMRGFETTIYIPETSPHRRPNGKLSKSINKKIIYENCAQSAETTPKQIVKGWINSSTHRKGLLLSNAKSVGVAAVTVVSRDGYEANTWVLDFSSSKAKKVEKSKARKQFTKNIVTKNSYLKKSYLKLDSRYGTIWETEKMQMKPTYQGKMMKEYGVYPTVINTSSFTSWKSSNPSVASVDSNGRITGNKAGTVTISAKLKTGTKITISKKIKVVPTNQQIDPWE